In uncultured Cohaesibacter sp., a genomic segment contains:
- a CDS encoding alpha-D-ribose 1-methylphosphonate 5-triphosphate diphosphatase, translated as MKNDLLLKNAAIVTRDEIIHGHVHIRNGMIDDIAEGALTSALDRTAEDMDGEYLLPGFVELHTDHVEGHYAPRPKVRWSAMAAVLSHDAQIATSGITTVFDALRVGIDHDADLSYDDMKTMADAFQRGVDEGTLRADHFIHLRCEVSADDCLTAFHQFDKYDLIKLVSVMDHAPGQRQFVDIEQYAVYYKGKLKMSDQDFREMCTRRSAASERNSDRHRTEIANLCRERGVILASHDDATIAHVEESVRHDVHVAEFPTTIEAARASHQAGLAVLMGAPNIVRGGSHSGNIAASDLVDLGVLDILSSDYIPFSLVQAVFRLADQDQTLSLPEAVRLISDTPAKAVGLDDRGAIEIGKRADLVRVRKSRNTPVIRQVWRTGARVA; from the coding sequence ATGAAGAACGATCTGCTTTTGAAGAATGCTGCCATTGTCACGCGGGATGAGATCATTCACGGCCACGTCCACATCCGTAATGGCATGATTGATGACATTGCCGAAGGTGCATTGACCTCTGCTCTGGACAGGACCGCTGAAGATATGGACGGAGAGTATTTGCTGCCCGGCTTCGTCGAGCTGCACACCGATCATGTCGAGGGCCACTATGCGCCGCGCCCGAAAGTGCGCTGGAGCGCCATGGCCGCTGTGTTGTCCCATGATGCACAGATTGCCACGTCTGGCATCACGACGGTGTTCGACGCCCTGCGGGTCGGCATCGATCATGACGCCGATCTTAGCTATGACGACATGAAGACCATGGCCGATGCCTTCCAGCGCGGTGTCGATGAAGGCACTTTGAGGGCCGACCACTTTATCCATCTGCGCTGTGAAGTCTCCGCCGATGACTGCCTGACGGCCTTCCACCAGTTCGACAAATATGACCTCATCAAGCTGGTTTCTGTCATGGACCATGCACCCGGCCAGCGGCAGTTTGTCGATATCGAGCAATATGCCGTCTACTACAAGGGTAAGCTGAAGATGTCCGACCAGGATTTCCGGGAGATGTGCACACGTCGCTCTGCCGCATCCGAGCGCAATTCTGACCGTCATCGCACGGAAATCGCCAACCTCTGTCGCGAGCGCGGTGTCATTCTGGCGTCGCACGATGACGCGACCATTGCCCATGTCGAGGAATCCGTCCGCCATGACGTACATGTGGCCGAATTCCCCACTACCATCGAAGCGGCCCGGGCTTCCCATCAGGCCGGGCTTGCCGTATTGATGGGCGCGCCAAATATCGTGCGCGGCGGCTCGCACTCGGGCAATATTGCCGCCAGCGATCTGGTGGATCTTGGCGTGCTCGACATTCTGTCATCGGACTATATTCCGTTTTCGCTAGTGCAGGCCGTCTTCCGGCTCGCCGATCAGGACCAGACACTGAGCCTGCCTGAAGCCGTCCGTCTCATCTCCGACACCCCGGCCAAGGCGGTGGGGCTTGATGATCGGGGGGCTATCGAGATTGGCAAGCGAGCCGATCTGGTGCGCGTGCGGAAATCGCGCAACACGCCGGTCATCCGCCAGGTCTGGCGCACGGGAGCGCGGGTTGCCTGA
- a CDS encoding DUF1045 domain-containing protein: protein MPRYAIFYAPLAEDPLNKAAAEWLGRDVFTGKVLECHSPVDGLDDDAFAALVSDARRYGFHGTLKAPFELAEGKTIEELEAALASYAATLQPFLLPRFVIGQLGAFFALRPAEPSAELKQLASSLVQEFDRFRAPLEEKDIARRNPDRLTESQRHNLLTWGYPYIFGDFRFHMTLTNPVPDALAPAFAEALQAHFAPTIAEPRALFSLSLYEEPERGAPFVVRQQVRIG, encoded by the coding sequence GTGCCCCGCTACGCCATCTTTTACGCACCGCTTGCCGAAGACCCGCTCAACAAGGCTGCCGCCGAATGGCTGGGCCGGGATGTTTTTACCGGCAAGGTGCTGGAATGCCATTCGCCGGTGGATGGCCTCGATGATGACGCCTTCGCGGCTCTCGTCTCCGACGCCCGTCGTTATGGCTTCCACGGAACCCTCAAGGCTCCCTTCGAGCTTGCAGAGGGCAAGACCATCGAGGAATTGGAAGCCGCGCTTGCAAGCTATGCCGCCACGCTTCAACCCTTCCTGCTGCCGAGATTTGTCATTGGCCAGTTAGGGGCGTTTTTTGCCCTGAGACCGGCAGAACCCTCCGCCGAGCTCAAACAATTGGCCTCCAGCCTTGTACAGGAGTTTGATCGCTTCCGCGCGCCGCTCGAAGAAAAGGACATTGCCCGCCGCAACCCGGATCGGCTCACCGAGAGCCAGCGGCACAATCTCTTGACATGGGGCTACCCTTACATTTTCGGCGATTTCCGCTTCCACATGACTCTGACCAACCCCGTGCCCGATGCGCTGGCACCGGCCTTTGCCGAAGCGCTGCAGGCTCATTTTGCCCCGACCATCGCCGAGCCGCGCGCACTCTTCTCCCTCTCTCTTTACGAAGAACCTGAACGTGGCGCCCCGTTTGTCGTTCGCCAGCAGGTCCGGATCGGTTAG